One segment of Thermus tengchongensis DNA contains the following:
- a CDS encoding molybdopterin-dependent oxidoreductase, with the protein MQRREFLKLSALSAGALALKGSGPAKALGTPWHAKEVRSVYQICEGCFWRCGIVAHAVGNRVYKVEGYEANPKSRGRLCPRGQGAPQTTYDPDRLKRPLIRVEGTERGEGKYRVATWEEALDHVAEKMLAIREKYGPEAIAFFGHGTGDTWFVDFLPAAWGSPNAAKPSVAICTAPREVASQWVFGRPIGGHEPVDWENARYIVLIGHHIGEDTHNTQLQDFALALKNGAKLVVVDPRFSTAAAKAHLWLPIKPGTDTALLLAWIHVLIYENLYDKDYVEKYTTGFEELKAHVKDFTPEWAEKHTEIPAATIRQVAREMAAHKPRAVLPPTRHNTWYGDDTYRVMALLYVNILLGNYGRPGGFYIAQSPFLPEYPLPPLPLRPAAGGGAGPAAVDAEPEGFRPKADKDKFFARTTAIQELIEPMITGKPYPIRGLIAYGINLFHSIPNVPRTKEALKGLDLYVAIDVLPQEHVMWADVILPEATYLERYDDFVTVAHKTPFIQLRVPAHEPLFDTKPGWWIARELGLRLGLEEFFPWKTIEEYLDTRLQAIGFDLETMKAMGTLVQRGRPWLEDWEREGRLPFGTPSGKIELYCRAFKEAGHSPLPVFTPPEEPPEGYYRLLYGRSPVHTFARTQNNWVLMEMDPENEVWIHREEAKKLGLKDGDYVILVNQDGVREGPVRVKATERIRKDCVYIVHGFGHKAPLMKIAHGRGASDNYLQTRYRLDPISGGAGLRVNFVKLEKAQRPRLPSLTTLAKRPFDEKRRM; encoded by the coding sequence ATGCAAAGACGGGAGTTTCTGAAGCTTAGCGCCCTCAGCGCAGGAGCCCTAGCCCTAAAAGGCAGCGGGCCTGCAAAGGCCCTTGGCACCCCCTGGCACGCCAAAGAGGTGCGGAGCGTCTACCAGATCTGCGAGGGCTGCTTCTGGCGCTGCGGCATCGTGGCCCATGCGGTGGGCAACCGGGTCTACAAGGTGGAAGGGTACGAGGCCAACCCCAAAAGCCGGGGCCGCCTCTGCCCCCGGGGCCAGGGCGCGCCCCAGACCACCTACGACCCCGACCGCCTGAAGCGGCCCCTCATCCGGGTGGAGGGCACCGAGCGGGGTGAGGGCAAGTACCGGGTGGCCACCTGGGAGGAGGCGTTGGACCACGTGGCCGAGAAGATGCTGGCGATCCGGGAAAAGTATGGCCCCGAGGCCATCGCCTTCTTCGGTCACGGCACCGGGGACACCTGGTTCGTGGACTTCCTCCCCGCCGCCTGGGGCAGCCCCAACGCCGCTAAACCCTCCGTGGCCATCTGCACCGCTCCCCGGGAGGTAGCCTCCCAGTGGGTCTTCGGAAGGCCCATCGGCGGCCACGAGCCCGTGGACTGGGAAAACGCCCGCTACATCGTCCTCATCGGCCACCACATCGGCGAGGACACCCACAACACCCAGCTGCAGGACTTCGCCTTGGCCTTGAAGAACGGGGCCAAGCTGGTGGTGGTGGACCCCCGCTTCTCCACCGCCGCCGCCAAGGCCCACCTGTGGCTTCCCATCAAGCCCGGCACCGACACCGCCTTGCTCCTCGCCTGGATCCACGTGCTTATCTACGAGAACCTTTACGACAAAGACTATGTGGAGAAGTACACCACAGGCTTCGAGGAGCTCAAGGCCCACGTGAAGGACTTCACCCCTGAATGGGCCGAAAAGCACACGGAAATCCCCGCGGCGACCATCCGCCAGGTGGCCCGGGAGATGGCGGCCCACAAGCCCCGGGCGGTCCTGCCCCCCACCCGGCACAACACCTGGTACGGGGACGACACCTACCGGGTGATGGCCCTCCTCTACGTCAACATCCTCCTGGGCAACTACGGGCGGCCGGGCGGCTTTTACATCGCCCAAAGCCCCTTCCTCCCCGAGTACCCCCTGCCCCCCCTACCCCTCAGGCCCGCCGCCGGGGGGGGCGCGGGGCCTGCGGCCGTCGACGCCGAGCCTGAGGGCTTCCGTCCCAAAGCGGACAAGGACAAGTTCTTCGCCCGCACCACCGCCATCCAGGAGCTCATCGAGCCCATGATCACGGGGAAGCCCTACCCCATCCGGGGGCTCATCGCCTACGGCATCAACCTGTTCCACTCCATCCCCAACGTCCCCCGCACCAAGGAGGCCCTGAAGGGCTTAGACCTCTACGTGGCCATCGACGTCCTGCCCCAGGAGCACGTGATGTGGGCGGACGTGATCCTGCCCGAGGCCACCTACCTGGAGCGCTACGACGATTTCGTGACCGTGGCGCACAAAACCCCCTTCATCCAGCTCCGCGTCCCCGCGCATGAACCCCTCTTCGACACCAAGCCCGGCTGGTGGATCGCCCGGGAGCTGGGCCTCAGGCTGGGCCTGGAGGAGTTCTTCCCCTGGAAGACCATCGAGGAGTACCTGGACACCCGCCTGCAGGCCATCGGCTTCGACCTGGAAACCATGAAGGCCATGGGCACCCTGGTGCAGCGGGGCCGGCCCTGGCTGGAGGACTGGGAGCGGGAAGGCCGCCTCCCCTTCGGCACCCCCTCGGGGAAGATCGAGCTCTACTGCCGGGCTTTCAAGGAGGCGGGGCACTCCCCCCTCCCCGTCTTCACCCCGCCGGAGGAGCCCCCGGAGGGTTACTACCGCCTCCTCTACGGCCGCAGCCCCGTGCACACCTTCGCCCGCACCCAGAACAACTGGGTCCTCATGGAGATGGACCCGGAAAACGAGGTCTGGATCCACCGGGAGGAGGCCAAGAAGCTGGGCCTGAAGGACGGGGACTATGTGATCCTGGTGAACCAGGACGGGGTGCGGGAAGGCCCGGTGCGGGTCAAGGCCACGGAGAGGATCCGCAAGGACTGCGTCTACATCGTCCACGGCTTCGGGCACAAGGCCCCTCTCATGAAGATCGCCCACGGCCGGGGAGCCTCCGACAACTACCTGCAGACCCGCTACCGGCTGGACCCCATCTCCGGCGGGGCGGGCCTCCGGGTGAACTTCGTGAAGCTGGAAAAAGCCCAAAGGCCCAGGCTACCCTCCCTCACCACCCTGGCCAAGCGGCCCTTTGACGAAAAAAGGAGGATGTGA
- a CDS encoding sensor histidine kinase: MDCLRLAEALLEARGRQEVFRRALAALEEAGVIRCGEAYWVGEGLSLFQMQACRTTCPLVAHSRTLAEEALRRGERVEEGPFVALPVRQGAKTLAVVVLSLKEGQKPPEALPALLLLALKRPGLELAGRLLTAQEEERRRVGRELHDGVGSLLTAALLTLKVAEKRPEKLPEARKRVAEALEEVRRLSRELRIPLLDDLGLKEALARYLETYAKNGLKVEAHLEVPPLPKEKEVALFRVVQEALTNVLRHAKAQRVRVRLWREGDRLFGVVEDDGVGFDPEKTPASVGLLGMQERVQGLGGSLLVRSAPGQGTRVEFGVPL; the protein is encoded by the coding sequence ATGGACTGCCTGCGCCTGGCCGAGGCGCTCTTGGAGGCCAGGGGGAGGCAGGAGGTCTTCCGCCGGGCCCTGGCCGCTCTGGAGGAAGCTGGGGTCATCCGCTGCGGCGAGGCCTATTGGGTGGGCGAGGGCTTAAGCCTCTTCCAGATGCAGGCCTGCCGCACCACCTGCCCCCTGGTGGCCCACTCCCGCACCCTGGCGGAGGAGGCCCTAAGGCGGGGGGAAAGGGTAGAGGAAGGGCCTTTCGTGGCCTTACCCGTGCGCCAGGGAGCGAAGACCCTGGCGGTGGTGGTCCTGAGCTTGAAAGAGGGGCAGAAGCCCCCCGAGGCCCTCCCCGCCCTCCTCCTCCTAGCCCTAAAGCGCCCGGGGTTGGAGCTGGCGGGCAGGCTCCTCACCGCCCAGGAAGAGGAGCGGCGCCGGGTGGGCCGGGAGCTCCACGACGGGGTGGGAAGCCTCCTCACCGCCGCCCTCCTCACCCTGAAGGTGGCGGAGAAGCGCCCCGAGAAGCTCCCTGAGGCCCGGAAGCGGGTAGCGGAGGCCCTGGAGGAGGTGCGGCGGCTTTCCCGGGAGCTGCGCATACCCCTCCTGGACGACCTGGGCTTGAAGGAAGCCCTGGCCCGCTACCTGGAAACCTACGCCAAGAACGGCCTGAAAGTGGAGGCTCACCTGGAGGTGCCCCCGCTGCCCAAGGAGAAAGAGGTGGCTCTCTTCCGGGTGGTGCAGGAAGCCCTCACCAACGTCCTCCGCCACGCCAAGGCCCAGAGGGTGCGGGTGCGCCTTTGGCGGGAAGGGGACCGGCTGTTCGGGGTGGTGGAGGACGACGGGGTGGGCTTTGACCCGGAGAAGACCCCAGCCTCCGTGGGGCTTTTGGGCATGCAGGAGCGGGTCCAGGGCCTGGGGGGAAGCCTCCTGGTCCGGTCCGCCCCCGGCCAGGGCACGCGGGTGGAGTTCGGGGTGCCGCTATGA
- a CDS encoding TorD/DmsD family molecular chaperone, with protein sequence MELLGWVTASLFAPPGEALFRELAAGTLEEALEELTGHPVALPRVPQGELQATYTALFVTHPEGLPAPPYAGYALDGELFGPSYHRLLEFYREGGLEVQESWRDLPDHLAAVGEAIAFLSTKRPDLAKRLVQEFLSPWLKRFGQAVKTHDPTGFYAALVDLLEEAIHAKTGVSEA encoded by the coding sequence ATGGAACTCCTGGGCTGGGTCACCGCAAGCCTCTTCGCTCCCCCGGGCGAAGCCCTCTTCCGGGAGCTGGCCGCGGGCACCCTCGAGGAGGCCCTGGAGGAGCTCACCGGCCACCCCGTGGCCCTGCCCCGGGTGCCGCAGGGCGAGCTCCAGGCCACCTATACCGCCCTCTTCGTCACCCACCCTGAGGGCCTTCCTGCCCCGCCCTATGCAGGCTATGCCCTGGACGGGGAGCTTTTCGGGCCCTCGTACCACCGCCTCCTGGAGTTTTACCGGGAAGGGGGCCTCGAGGTGCAGGAGTCTTGGCGCGACCTCCCCGACCACCTGGCGGCGGTGGGGGAAGCCATCGCCTTCCTGAGCACCAAGCGCCCCGACCTGGCCAAGCGGCTGGTGCAGGAGTTCCTCTCCCCCTGGCTCAAGCGGTTCGGGCAAGCGGTGAAGACCCACGACCCCACCGGGTTCTACGCCGCACTGGTGGACCTGCTGGAGGAGGCCATCCATGCAAAGACGGGAGTTTCTGAAGCTTAG
- the ribF gene encoding riboflavin biosynthesis protein RibF — protein MLFSEVADVPKGPKVVAVGSFDGVHLGHQHLLRQALAEAKALRMPLLVYTFDPPTKVFTRGEGFLMDLTEKVEALKALGVELILAVPFNETFARRGAGEFLEDLRALQASRIYVGEDFRFGQGRGGSPEDLAQVAPVRVVPLLSLGGEPVKSSRIRTILLEGKVEEARHLLGRPYGAYGVVVEGDRLGRRLGFPTANLAVHPKKVLPPGVFAVEASGAFGRYKGVANVGTRPTLGGSERRLEVHLLGFAGELYGEEVRLTFLKRLREERRFPSLEALKAQIAEDVAAARAYFGL, from the coding sequence ATGCTTTTCTCCGAGGTCGCTGACGTCCCTAAGGGGCCCAAGGTGGTGGCCGTGGGCTCCTTTGACGGGGTACACCTCGGCCACCAGCACCTCCTAAGGCAGGCCCTAGCCGAGGCCAAGGCCCTGCGGATGCCCCTCTTGGTCTACACCTTTGACCCTCCCACCAAGGTCTTCACCCGGGGAGAGGGGTTCCTCATGGACCTCACGGAAAAGGTGGAGGCCCTGAAGGCTTTGGGGGTGGAGCTCATCTTAGCGGTGCCCTTCAACGAAACCTTCGCCCGCAGGGGGGCGGGGGAGTTCCTGGAGGATCTAAGGGCTTTGCAGGCCAGCCGCATCTACGTGGGGGAAGACTTCCGCTTCGGCCAGGGGCGGGGGGGAAGCCCCGAGGACCTGGCCCAGGTAGCCCCGGTACGGGTGGTGCCCCTCCTCAGCCTCGGGGGAGAGCCGGTGAAGTCCAGCCGCATCCGCACCATCCTCCTTGAAGGCAAGGTGGAGGAGGCCCGCCACCTCCTGGGCCGCCCCTACGGGGCCTACGGGGTGGTGGTGGAAGGGGACAGGCTGGGGAGAAGGCTAGGCTTCCCCACCGCCAACCTGGCGGTTCACCCAAAGAAGGTGCTCCCTCCCGGGGTGTTCGCGGTGGAGGCCAGCGGCGCCTTCGGGCGCTACAAGGGCGTGGCCAACGTGGGCACCAGGCCCACCCTCGGGGGAAGCGAGCGGCGCCTCGAGGTCCACCTCCTGGGTTTCGCCGGGGAGCTCTATGGGGAGGAGGTGCGCCTTACCTTCCTGAAGCGCCTCCGGGAGGAAAGGCGCTTCCCAAGCCTGGAGGCCCTGAAGGCCCAGATCGCCGAGGACGTGGCGGCCGCCCGGGCCTACTTCGGGCTCTAG
- a CDS encoding 4Fe-4S dicluster domain-containing protein, with product MPRYAMAIDLSLCVGCAACAVACKMENEVPPGVFNLWIREREVGVYPDLLVEFRPEQCLHCENPPCVPVCPTGASYQTQDGLVLVDPRRCIACGACIAACPYDARYLHPAGYVSKCTFCAHRLEKGRVPACVETCPTYCRTFGDLDDPESPVSQALRAAERVDVLRPEQGTRPKLFYLNAPSKKGLTQEREVRHD from the coding sequence ATGCCCCGGTACGCCATGGCCATCGACCTCAGCCTCTGCGTGGGCTGCGCCGCCTGCGCGGTGGCCTGCAAGATGGAGAACGAGGTACCCCCCGGCGTTTTCAACCTTTGGATCCGGGAGCGGGAGGTGGGGGTCTACCCGGACCTCCTGGTGGAGTTCCGCCCCGAGCAGTGCCTGCACTGCGAAAACCCGCCCTGCGTGCCCGTCTGCCCCACGGGGGCCAGCTACCAGACCCAAGACGGCCTGGTCCTGGTGGACCCCAGGCGGTGCATCGCCTGCGGGGCCTGCATCGCCGCCTGCCCCTACGACGCCCGCTACCTGCACCCGGCAGGCTACGTGAGCAAGTGCACCTTCTGCGCCCACCGGCTGGAAAAGGGGCGCGTTCCCGCCTGCGTGGAAACCTGTCCCACGTACTGTCGCACCTTTGGGGATCTGGACGATCCGGAAAGCCCCGTGTCCCAGGCCCTAAGGGCAGCGGAACGGGTGGACGTGCTCCGGCCCGAGCAGGGCACCAGGCCCAAGCTCTTCTACCTGAACGCCCCCTCCAAGAAGGGGCTTACCCAGGAAAGGGAGGTGCGCCATGACTGA
- a CDS encoding cytochrome c3 family protein, with protein MKKALLALLALGLMMALSSKEAIQREWEQSAHNNGVMGAKTLSVATVEARGDAAAHCARCHSEQGFVAWLDQLKKGNPGNLVGPDGKPATVEYLKGLGLTKDQVKPITCQTCHDEDGDLRLVHDTPMLPSGFRAVGVGSGALCMACHNTRNGRITWDAQDAGRYTSPHYSAEADLLLGKNAYFVDDTREWNNGHAFFTGGSCSTCHMSLAGQEDYTSHTFKTPDNLCASCHGAKYTKEMVQENTEHLMSLVRTMVNTRVLAVRDRIKTVRAYNPENGQFTPNTPVKAPVYRVDITSIGGQIAFKMDLTDGTVLYSQLGDIRDEKGQPVFSTKDPVVRAAWNYLLVKYDGSKGVHNPSYTRSILLGAMEALR; from the coding sequence ATGAAGAAAGCGCTGCTGGCCCTCCTAGCCCTCGGCCTCATGATGGCCCTCTCCAGCAAAGAGGCCATCCAAAGGGAGTGGGAGCAAAGCGCCCACAACAACGGGGTCATGGGGGCCAAAACCCTGAGCGTGGCCACGGTGGAAGCCCGTGGCGATGCGGCTGCCCACTGCGCCCGCTGCCACAGCGAGCAGGGCTTTGTGGCCTGGCTGGACCAGCTCAAGAAGGGCAACCCCGGCAACCTGGTGGGCCCGGACGGCAAGCCCGCCACCGTGGAGTACCTGAAGGGCCTCGGCCTCACCAAGGACCAGGTCAAGCCCATCACCTGCCAGACCTGCCACGACGAGGATGGCGATCTGCGCCTGGTCCACGACACCCCCATGCTCCCCTCGGGCTTCCGGGCGGTAGGGGTGGGTAGCGGGGCCCTCTGCATGGCCTGCCACAACACCCGCAACGGCCGCATCACCTGGGATGCCCAAGACGCTGGGCGCTACACTTCCCCCCACTACTCTGCCGAGGCCGACCTCCTTTTGGGCAAGAACGCCTACTTCGTGGACGATACCCGGGAATGGAACAACGGACACGCCTTCTTCACAGGCGGTTCCTGCTCCACCTGCCACATGAGCCTGGCCGGGCAAGAGGACTACACCAGCCACACCTTCAAGACGCCCGATAACCTTTGCGCCTCCTGCCACGGGGCCAAGTACACCAAGGAGATGGTTCAGGAGAACACCGAGCACCTCATGTCCCTGGTGCGCACCATGGTGAACACCAGGGTGCTGGCGGTGCGGGACCGCATCAAGACCGTGCGGGCCTACAACCCCGAAAACGGCCAGTTCACCCCCAACACCCCGGTGAAGGCCCCCGTCTACCGGGTGGACATCACCTCCATCGGCGGGCAAATCGCCTTCAAAATGGACCTCACCGACGGCACAGTGCTTTACAGCCAGCTGGGGGACATCCGGGACGAAAAAGGCCAGCCGGTCTTCTCCACCAAGGACCCTGTAGTACGGGCCGCCTGGAACTACTTGCTGGTAAAGTACGACGGCTCCAAGGGCGTGCACAACCCAAGCTACACCAGGAGCATCCTCCTGGGAGCCATGGAGGCCCTGCGGTAG
- a CDS encoding NUDIX domain-containing protein: MERTYLYRGRILNLALEGRYEIVEHKPAVAVIAVQDGKMLFVRQHRPAVGLAPLEIPAGLIEPGEDPLEAARRELAEETGLSGDLTPLFSYYVSPGFTDEKTYVFLAENLKEVPADPDEDEAIEVVWLEPEKALELHRKGEAEFSATGIVGILYYHAFLRGR; the protein is encoded by the coding sequence GTGGAGCGCACCTACCTGTACCGGGGCCGCATCCTCAACCTGGCCCTGGAAGGCCGTTACGAAATCGTGGAGCACAAGCCTGCGGTGGCTGTCATCGCCGTCCAGGACGGGAAGATGCTCTTTGTGCGCCAGCACCGCCCAGCGGTGGGGCTCGCCCCCTTGGAGATCCCCGCGGGGCTTATTGAACCCGGGGAAGATCCCCTAGAAGCCGCTAGGCGGGAGCTGGCCGAGGAAACGGGCCTTTCCGGGGACCTCACTCCCCTCTTCAGCTACTACGTCTCCCCCGGCTTCACCGACGAGAAGACCTACGTCTTTTTGGCAGAAAACCTCAAGGAGGTTCCCGCCGACCCGGACGAGGACGAGGCCATCGAGGTGGTATGGCTGGAGCCGGAAAAGGCCCTGGAACTTCATCGGAAAGGCGAAGCCGAGTTCTCCGCCACCGGGATCGTGGGCATTCTCTACTACCATGCTTTTCTCCGAGGTCGCTGA
- a CDS encoding response regulator, with amino-acid sequence MRVVLVEDHHLVRKGLRLLLEEGGHQVAAEFATAEEAMAAPWEAEVVLLDLSLPGMGGLEALPHLARRARVLVVSMHDEPAYVARAFQLGAKGYLPKHALDQELLEALDRLARGLRYLHPSLTEALLEGQATPGPEVLSEREKAVVALLAQGYSLSQAAERLGVSVKTASTYKGRALNKLGLMDTPDLVRWAREHGLA; translated from the coding sequence ATGAGGGTGGTGCTGGTGGAGGACCACCACCTGGTGCGCAAGGGCTTAAGGCTTCTCCTGGAGGAAGGCGGCCACCAGGTGGCGGCGGAGTTCGCCACCGCCGAGGAGGCCATGGCCGCCCCCTGGGAAGCGGAGGTGGTGCTTTTAGACCTGAGCCTCCCGGGGATGGGGGGTCTAGAGGCCCTCCCCCACCTCGCCCGTCGGGCCAGGGTCCTGGTGGTTTCCATGCACGACGAGCCCGCCTATGTGGCCCGGGCCTTCCAGCTGGGGGCCAAGGGGTACCTGCCCAAGCACGCCCTGGACCAGGAGCTCCTGGAAGCCCTGGACCGCCTGGCCAGGGGCCTCCGCTACCTGCACCCGAGCCTCACCGAGGCCCTCTTGGAGGGCCAGGCCACCCCTGGACCCGAGGTTCTTTCCGAAAGGGAAAAGGCTGTGGTGGCCCTTCTGGCCCAAGGCTACTCTCTCTCCCAAGCGGCGGAGCGCCTGGGGGTTTCCGTGAAGACGGCCTCCACCTACAAAGGGCGGGCCCTGAACAAGCTGGGCCTGATGGACACCCCCGACCTGGTGCGCTGGGCCCGGGAACACGGGCTGGCCTGA